A single genomic interval of uncultured Desulfobacter sp. harbors:
- a CDS encoding ABC transporter substrate binding protein, producing MQLFKKIFCPILFFFLFASVSVMAADKGSFSVKPGTNNGKKWRVGYFEGGEYINYQLNFLGIVRGLMDMGWMENANIPEQSGEQTAQLWQWLANNTKSRYIEFVKDAHYSGNWDTPRIEKMVPEIISRLNNKKDIDLIIAAGTKAGLKLATNDHNVPTLVISTTDPLAAGIIKSVEDSGLDHVHARVDPCRHRRQIQLFHDIIGFNRLGIAYQDTEQGRSYAALDSVKEVAGERGFKIIPCFTTDESADIKKDEESVKKCFATLGKSADAIYVTTQNGVNADSIPDLVKIANKYRIPTFTQSHSEQVKYGFLMSISRANFQYVGRFYAKSMAKIFNGAKPRNIGQLFEDPPKIAINLKTAELIGYDPPVDVLSAADDIFEDIETPKQ from the coding sequence ATGCAATTGTTTAAAAAAATTTTTTGTCCAATTCTGTTTTTTTTCCTGTTCGCGTCTGTTTCGGTCATGGCTGCCGACAAGGGGTCTTTCAGCGTAAAACCAGGTACGAATAACGGCAAAAAATGGCGGGTCGGATATTTTGAGGGCGGGGAATACATTAATTATCAACTCAATTTTCTGGGTATTGTCAGAGGGTTGATGGACATGGGATGGATGGAAAATGCCAATATTCCGGAACAGTCCGGTGAGCAGACCGCCCAATTGTGGCAGTGGCTCGCAAACAACACCAAAAGCCGGTATATTGAATTTGTAAAGGACGCCCATTACAGCGGTAACTGGGATACGCCGCGTATTGAGAAGATGGTGCCCGAAATTATCTCCCGTCTGAATAATAAAAAAGATATTGATTTGATCATCGCAGCAGGAACGAAGGCCGGTCTCAAACTTGCTACAAATGATCACAACGTGCCCACACTTGTTATCTCAACCACGGACCCTCTAGCCGCCGGCATTATTAAGAGTGTTGAAGATTCCGGTTTGGACCATGTCCATGCCCGGGTTGATCCCTGCCGCCATAGGCGTCAGATTCAGCTTTTTCATGATATCATCGGATTTAATAGACTTGGTATTGCCTACCAGGATACTGAGCAGGGCCGCAGTTACGCAGCACTGGACAGCGTCAAAGAAGTGGCTGGTGAGCGCGGGTTTAAAATTATTCCCTGTTTCACTACAGATGAAAGCGCAGATATCAAAAAAGACGAGGAAAGTGTAAAAAAATGTTTTGCAACGTTAGGGAAAAGCGCTGATGCCATTTATGTTACCACCCAGAATGGTGTAAATGCAGACAGTATCCCGGATCTTGTCAAAATAGCCAACAAATACCGGATTCCCACCTTTACCCAGTCCCATTCCGAGCAGGTAAAGTATGGATTTTTGATGAGTATATCCAGGGCAAATTTTCAATATGTCGGGCGGTTTTATGCCAAGTCTATGGCCAAGATATTCAATGGTGCTAAACCTAGAAATATAGGCCAGTTGTTTGAAGATCCCCCCAAAATAGCTATTAATTTAAAAACGGCTGAATTGATTGGTTATGACCCGCCTGTTGATGTGTTAAGTGCGGCAGATGATATTTTTGAGGATATTGAAACCCCTAAGCAATAA
- a CDS encoding iron-sulfur cluster assembly scaffold protein encodes MVTEITIQDSERKMLSEAGYGEPAIDYYLGKKHMGSIEDANQISFKVGSCGDTMKIYLKVDENRIIQDAKYQIAGCAGAISAAMATVDLVKGKTVEQALKITDGDVFRVLESIPEKKHHCIQLAVKTMHLGLEEFQTAHVS; translated from the coding sequence GTGGTCACAGAAATTACAATACAGGATTCAGAACGTAAAATGCTCTCCGAAGCCGGATATGGGGAACCGGCTATTGACTATTATCTTGGGAAAAAACATATGGGTTCCATTGAAGATGCGAACCAAATTTCCTTTAAAGTTGGTTCCTGCGGTGATACAATGAAAATTTATTTAAAAGTTGATGAAAACCGGATTATTCAGGATGCCAAATATCAGATCGCCGGATGTGCAGGCGCCATCTCTGCGGCAATGGCAACAGTGGACCTGGTTAAGGGAAAAACCGTTGAACAGGCTTTAAAAATTACTGATGGAGATGTTTTCAGAGTTCTTGAAAGTATACCGGAAAAAAAGCATCATTGCATTCAACTGGCAGTCAAGACAATGCACCTGGGCCTTGAAGAATTTCAAACGGCACACGTCTCGTAA
- a CDS encoding DUF3124 domain-containing protein: protein MFLIGLLLCAAGNAFTQGNENLSKGQKVYVPAYSHIYTGNRQIPSLLTVTLSIRNTDMSHAIEIVSVDYYDTKGALLKKYQPSPIFLNSLESIRYVVDYDDKTGGSGANFIVEWRSKNPVNPPILETIMIGSRSSFTSKGQVLIPSEGR, encoded by the coding sequence ATGTTCTTGATTGGACTGTTATTGTGCGCAGCAGGTAATGCTTTTACCCAGGGGAACGAAAACCTTTCAAAAGGACAAAAGGTCTATGTCCCTGCATATTCACATATTTACACGGGCAACAGACAGATCCCTTCGCTTTTAACCGTGACATTAAGTATCCGCAATACAGACATGTCCCACGCCATAGAGATTGTGTCCGTAGATTACTACGACACCAAGGGGGCACTTTTAAAAAAGTACCAGCCCTCACCTATTTTTCTCAATTCCCTTGAATCCATACGCTATGTCGTGGATTATGATGATAAAACCGGGGGGTCCGGGGCCAATTTCATTGTTGAATGGCGATCAAAAAATCCAGTGAATCCTCCGATTTTGGAAACCATCATGATCGGCTCAAGGTCTTCTTTCACGTCCAAGGGGCAGGTCCTTATTCCTTCCGAAGGGCGCTAA
- a CDS encoding KH domain-containing protein has protein sequence MKELITLMAKALVDDPEQVDVQEIKAQQTLVLELRVAKEDLGKVIGRKGRTAQAMRTILSCASAKEQKRVILEIVE, from the coding sequence ATGAAAGAGTTGATTACACTTATGGCGAAAGCGTTGGTTGATGATCCTGAACAGGTTGACGTACAAGAGATCAAAGCTCAGCAGACACTTGTGCTGGAGTTGCGGGTGGCTAAAGAGGATTTAGGAAAAGTGATCGGCAGAAAGGGTAGAACAGCCCAGGCCATGCGCACCATTCTTTCTTGTGCCTCCGCAAAGGAACAGAAAAGAGTTATTCTGGAAATTGTTGAATAG
- a CDS encoding alanine racemase: MSQLILNLDRLRHNIRFLSRHCREHHLGITGIIKDPCADQKMISQMMDFGFENIGISKVPEGPRAKPVFPKRPIYIALPSVHELPAIVQCCSTSFNSEMTVIEQLNQTAIAMKCTHSILLMVDTGDLREGVMPDQVVNTVRRIHQIKPRNIKFAGIGTNLGCCAGTVPDEQNLNIMAQLTDQIESKLGIEVNTVSVGGSVLLKWMQRKQLPGRINNIRLGESVFLGTIPTINQVHPNLDTRVVTFRGDILEIREKLVTPPQLCGRDALGVRPQFTRRGIRKRAILNFGICDTYPSGLTSLIPGMEIISVNSNYTLADITDCRHPFNVGDFVDFKMNYQAFLQSFISPFTRISYQEEPDKTTVL, translated from the coding sequence ATGAGCCAATTAATCCTGAACCTGGACAGACTGCGTCACAATATCCGGTTTTTGTCCCGGCACTGCAGGGAACATCACCTGGGCATTACCGGAATTATCAAAGACCCATGCGCAGACCAAAAGATGATCAGTCAGATGATGGATTTTGGTTTTGAGAACATCGGAATATCCAAAGTACCTGAAGGTCCAAGAGCAAAACCTGTTTTCCCTAAACGGCCCATTTATATTGCCCTGCCCTCAGTCCATGAACTGCCTGCCATAGTCCAGTGTTGCAGCACAAGTTTCAACTCTGAAATGACCGTGATTGAACAACTTAATCAAACAGCCATTGCCATGAAGTGCACCCACAGCATCCTTTTGATGGTGGATACCGGAGACTTGAGGGAAGGTGTTATGCCGGACCAGGTCGTGAATACTGTGCGTAGAATTCACCAGATCAAGCCCAGGAATATTAAATTTGCCGGCATCGGCACCAATCTGGGATGTTGTGCCGGAACCGTACCGGATGAACAGAATCTCAACATCATGGCCCAGTTGACCGACCAGATTGAATCCAAACTCGGCATTGAGGTTAACACCGTATCCGTCGGTGGATCCGTATTGCTCAAATGGATGCAGCGCAAGCAACTTCCCGGCCGAATCAACAATATACGCCTGGGAGAGTCTGTGTTCCTGGGCACCATCCCCACGATAAATCAGGTACATCCGAACCTGGATACCCGGGTAGTCACATTCAGAGGCGATATACTTGAAATACGAGAAAAACTGGTGACGCCGCCTCAGCTGTGTGGAAGGGATGCTTTGGGCGTCCGGCCTCAGTTCACCCGCCGGGGCATACGCAAGCGCGCCATTCTCAACTTCGGCATCTGCGACACCTACCCATCAGGATTAACATCTTTGATCCCGGGTATGGAAATTATTTCCGTAAACTCAAATTATACCCTGGCAGACATTACGGATTGTCGTCATCCGTTTAACGTGGGAGATTTTGTTGATTTCAAAATGAACTACCAAGCGTTTCTCCAAAGCTTCATATCGCCATTTACCCGCATCAGTTACCAGGAAGAACCAGACAAAACAACTGTCTTATGA
- a CDS encoding SpoIIE family protein phosphatase yields the protein MFSTIKGKILFAVILVMVISTLVNLFFTHRDVGNAMLTAQQDSALNILHSLNLIIEGDYRNLLREKRALTLLKRQQLKDTTRVIASVFEGFAAKGGSQKTSGLEQALSWLETAPFDNVNYYIIDAQSYVTASSNEQVTTLSLKSLEDVKHRNLSQVMQFDNLTQRGDFAAFNLDQSQENASVLAYFKPFTPWSLTIGASVDISRLQALAEKQKSQIISSLTDYTQGLKIAGSGFVYIFEESGAVLVPQIGSASQTMSTLVNQQTGNLIHDDIRQNASAEFSHFHYLPDIPDETPREMIAYCYYFKPFKWYISVIIPLQEIKLPAQRLVIRQSLIIVMMFMAGLVVIILVVSRIATPLHRLSSYARKIPKLDFTKPLPEATPVDDLPKKYKDEVGDLAASFILMRHELSRNIQDLINITTARQRTESELGIAREIQLGLVPKTFPGQLKFDHMDLYATLQPAQEVGGDLYDFFQLDDDHVVFTLGDVSDKGVPAALFLVVTRTLIRVFSGKEKSPARMMTSINNVLSSDNPRSRSVNLFIGILNIRTGQVVYANGGHNPPIIITHDGAHFIENKKEPLVGAMPGIIYSDNTLTLNNGQGFMLYTDGVNEAMNKTGEPFSNQRVIDEVSKDRDLPSETIVHNLLDRIKKHADSAPQSDDIAILMIKFRK from the coding sequence ATGTTCTCAACGATTAAGGGAAAAATTTTATTTGCTGTTATTCTGGTCATGGTGATCTCGACCCTGGTCAATCTCTTTTTCACCCACCGGGATGTGGGTAACGCCATGCTAACGGCCCAACAGGATTCCGCGTTAAACATTCTGCACTCCTTAAACTTAATTATTGAAGGGGATTACCGCAATCTCTTGAGGGAAAAGCGAGCCCTAACCCTTTTAAAACGCCAGCAGTTAAAGGACACGACCAGAGTTATCGCATCGGTATTTGAAGGTTTTGCCGCAAAGGGTGGTTCACAAAAAACAAGCGGGCTTGAACAGGCACTGTCCTGGCTTGAAACAGCCCCCTTTGATAATGTCAACTATTACATCATTGATGCACAATCCTATGTAACGGCCTCGTCCAATGAGCAAGTCACCACCCTTTCTTTAAAATCATTAGAAGATGTCAAGCACAGAAATCTATCCCAGGTCATGCAGTTTGACAATCTTACCCAAAGGGGGGATTTTGCAGCTTTCAACCTTGACCAGAGCCAGGAAAACGCCTCCGTGCTTGCCTATTTCAAACCATTTACCCCTTGGTCACTAACCATCGGTGCATCCGTCGATATCAGCCGGCTCCAGGCGTTGGCGGAAAAACAGAAATCGCAGATCATCTCATCTTTGACAGATTATACCCAAGGCCTAAAAATTGCCGGCAGCGGATTTGTCTATATTTTTGAAGAGTCAGGTGCGGTATTGGTTCCGCAGATAGGAAGTGCGTCCCAGACCATGAGTACCCTGGTCAATCAACAAACCGGCAATCTAATACATGACGATATCCGTCAAAATGCCTCTGCTGAATTTTCACACTTTCACTATCTGCCGGATATACCGGATGAAACACCAAGGGAGATGATCGCCTATTGTTACTATTTCAAGCCTTTTAAGTGGTACATCAGTGTCATCATTCCCTTGCAGGAGATCAAACTGCCTGCCCAGCGCCTGGTTATCCGGCAGAGCCTGATCATCGTGATGATGTTCATGGCCGGTCTTGTGGTCATTATACTGGTGGTCAGCCGGATCGCTACGCCTTTGCACCGACTGTCATCCTATGCCAGAAAAATTCCAAAACTGGATTTCACCAAACCTCTGCCGGAAGCAACACCGGTGGATGACCTGCCCAAAAAATACAAAGATGAAGTGGGAGATCTGGCGGCGTCATTTATCCTTATGCGTCACGAACTAAGCCGGAACATCCAGGATCTAATCAACATTACCACGGCCAGACAGCGCACTGAAAGTGAGCTGGGGATTGCCAGGGAAATCCAGCTGGGCCTGGTGCCTAAAACGTTTCCAGGACAGCTTAAATTTGATCATATGGATCTGTATGCCACTTTACAGCCGGCCCAGGAAGTCGGTGGAGATCTCTACGATTTCTTCCAGCTCGATGACGACCATGTTGTTTTTACTTTAGGTGATGTTTCCGACAAAGGTGTGCCTGCGGCTCTGTTCCTGGTGGTTACCCGGACCCTTATCCGGGTATTCAGCGGAAAAGAGAAATCACCCGCCCGGATGATGACCAGTATCAACAATGTTCTAAGCTCCGACAACCCTCGATCCAGGTCTGTTAATCTTTTCATCGGAATCTTGAATATTCGGACAGGCCAGGTTGTCTATGCCAATGGCGGACACAACCCGCCCATTATCATCACCCATGACGGAGCCCATTTTATAGAAAACAAAAAAGAACCCCTTGTCGGTGCTATGCCGGGCATCATTTATTCGGACAATACCCTAACCCTTAATAATGGACAGGGATTTATGTTATATACGGATGGGGTTAACGAAGCAATGAACAAAACAGGGGAGCCGTTTTCAAATCAGCGAGTGATTGATGAAGTGTCAAAGGACCGAGATCTGCCGTCGGAAACGATAGTGCATAATCTTTTAGACCGCATCAAGAAGCATGCCGATTCGGCGCCCCAGTCCGATGATATTGCCATCCTGATGATCAAATTCCGCAAATAA
- a CDS encoding MFS transporter, producing the protein MSQLKKTRSRIHLFSGAVIMLVLALGFNILLTSATFEKLYVEIFISKNNVVAKDLQRNLETALRFGKRIDKFIGMDKLILEARQHLAPAQKKTGESGTDEDDIVVSITYPDGYVVYSSSAQVVGTNLPEAARLRPAKGTQSPVESHSVKHKGVYYLSLPVKQGLSKKWVATVTVAVSQKQVKTMLRGIIMKSIKRIAAVLFSAMALLIIFLRFLTLDPSSPKKSLRRIKFKISAFFFIIICLAQITLNLFNLFEFRVHFLDVATQKSVVMSELLKQDIEYLLAKGLNIRRLIKMDQTLADIIAASPELDGITISDNTGLPLYVASRHGMHNLTTSENKKSQHSGMFLLHNYPGYTVTQNLLNTRKSETGTLTVHISKDALFKKLEAITLDSITVLVISIFFFVELLILQIQLIERQVTGGSHAYRGQVHYTSIRPVAFMFFFGVDTCISFLPLHMATLYNPYDPLLGLSKDIIMGLPISIQMLFTSMSLLISGAWCDKRGWAEPFLIGLFLSGTGFIFAWLAPSSLYFLIALGLVGMGYGLSLMAAQGFVIAHTTTKETAQGMAQLWAGVYAGSICGGATGAMLADRMGYAPVFLVGGSILLLLIVSTFFMMKDAMKRPKPVSPPSRPNPTEQTFPSSRNTSVLSFLFNRKIFTLIVFYGLPWYIVLIGFMNYYSPIYLKSIGVSQSNIGRIFMIYGICLMYVAPYISKIVGQAHDKKRYLVMGSFVGSLSIANFYFFKDFSGVVSVTVSIFLLGLSACLIPVRSAYVLDIHISKQLGGAKAIGVLNAVLRLGQVTGPILFGWLFITMGSDSGIAVAAAVYLLFTLIFILVG; encoded by the coding sequence ATGAGCCAGTTGAAAAAAACCAGATCACGGATTCACCTATTTTCAGGGGCCGTTATCATGCTGGTACTGGCACTGGGATTCAACATTCTTTTAACATCAGCCACCTTTGAAAAGCTGTATGTAGAAATCTTTATTTCCAAAAACAACGTGGTGGCAAAGGACCTTCAGCGCAACCTGGAAACAGCACTCCGATTCGGCAAACGCATTGATAAATTCATTGGTATGGACAAACTGATCCTGGAAGCCCGGCAGCACCTGGCCCCGGCACAGAAAAAAACAGGTGAATCCGGCACTGATGAGGATGATATTGTTGTTTCCATTACCTATCCCGATGGATACGTCGTTTACAGCAGCAGTGCACAGGTTGTGGGTACAAACTTGCCTGAAGCGGCCCGTCTGCGGCCGGCCAAGGGTACGCAGTCCCCTGTGGAAAGCCACTCTGTGAAACATAAAGGAGTCTATTATCTTTCCCTGCCGGTAAAACAGGGGCTTTCCAAAAAATGGGTGGCCACTGTAACGGTTGCCGTTAGCCAAAAGCAGGTAAAAACCATGCTTCGCGGCATAATAATGAAAAGTATAAAGCGAATTGCAGCGGTTCTTTTCAGCGCCATGGCGCTTCTAATCATTTTTCTTCGATTTTTGACCTTAGATCCCAGCAGCCCCAAAAAATCTTTGCGACGGATCAAATTTAAAATATCTGCGTTTTTTTTTATTATCATCTGCCTGGCCCAGATCACGTTGAACCTGTTCAATCTTTTTGAATTCAGGGTCCACTTTCTGGATGTTGCCACCCAAAAAAGTGTTGTCATGTCCGAGTTGTTAAAACAGGATATTGAATATTTACTGGCAAAGGGTCTGAATATCCGGCGACTGATAAAAATGGATCAAACGCTGGCCGACATCATTGCCGCCTCCCCTGAACTTGACGGCATTACCATATCTGATAACACGGGCCTGCCCCTTTACGTTGCCAGCCGGCACGGCATGCATAATTTGACAACGTCTGAAAATAAAAAAAGTCAGCACAGCGGAATGTTTTTGTTGCATAATTATCCGGGCTACACGGTCACCCAGAACCTGTTGAACACAAGAAAATCAGAAACCGGCACACTGACCGTTCATATTTCAAAAGATGCCCTGTTCAAAAAACTCGAAGCAATTACCCTGGATTCCATCACGGTCCTAGTGATCTCGATTTTCTTCTTTGTAGAACTGTTGATCCTTCAGATCCAGCTGATTGAACGTCAAGTCACCGGAGGTTCCCATGCGTATAGGGGGCAAGTGCATTACACATCCATTCGTCCGGTGGCGTTTATGTTTTTTTTCGGGGTAGACACCTGTATTTCATTTCTTCCGCTTCATATGGCCACCCTATATAACCCATATGATCCATTATTAGGGCTATCCAAAGATATTATTATGGGCCTTCCCATTTCCATACAAATGCTGTTCACTTCCATGTCATTGCTAATATCAGGTGCATGGTGCGACAAACGAGGTTGGGCAGAACCTTTTTTGATCGGATTGTTTTTATCCGGCACAGGGTTTATATTTGCCTGGCTGGCACCATCTTCTCTCTATTTTCTCATTGCTTTAGGCCTTGTGGGCATGGGTTACGGGCTCTCCCTTATGGCGGCCCAGGGATTTGTCATTGCTCATACCACAACAAAAGAGACTGCCCAGGGTATGGCCCAGCTATGGGCAGGGGTATATGCAGGCAGTATCTGCGGTGGTGCCACAGGCGCCATGTTGGCGGACCGTATGGGATATGCCCCGGTATTTCTGGTGGGCGGCAGTATACTGCTGCTGCTCATTGTGTCTACCTTTTTCATGATGAAAGATGCTATGAAACGCCCAAAGCCGGTTTCACCCCCCTCCCGGCCCAACCCGACAGAACAAACATTTCCGTCATCACGGAATACATCGGTATTAAGTTTTCTGTTCAATCGAAAAATTTTCACACTGATTGTATTTTACGGGCTTCCCTGGTATATCGTGCTCATTGGTTTCATGAACTATTACAGCCCCATTTACCTAAAAAGCATTGGCGTCTCCCAGTCCAATATCGGCCGGATATTCATGATTTACGGCATCTGCCTGATGTATGTGGCGCCCTATATTTCAAAAATTGTTGGCCAGGCCCACGACAAAAAACGATACCTCGTCATGGGCAGTTTCGTCGGCAGCCTGAGCATTGCCAATTTTTATTTTTTTAAAGACTTTTCCGGAGTTGTCTCCGTTACGGTTTCCATCTTTCTTTTAGGTCTTTCCGCCTGCCTGATTCCGGTTAGAAGCGCCTATGTATTAGATATCCACATCTCCAAACAACTGGGGGGCGCTAAGGCGATCGGCGTTTTAAATGCTGTTTTGCGCCTGGGTCAGGTGACCGGCCCTATCCTGTTTGGGTGGCTTTTCATCACCATGGGATCAGATTCAGGCATTGCCGTCGCAGCAGCAGTCTACCTGCTTTTCACCCTAATCTTTATTTTGGTGGGTTAG